The segment ACCGTTTGCGAGCGCGATCAGATTGGCCGCATGGCTCTGCACCGTAGCGGCGGGCAGGTAGGCATCGATGCGCGCGGCGTCGCCGTCCGCGCGATGAAGCTTGCCCGGCATGGAAAGCGCGGGTGCCGGCAAGGTGGAGATGGAAGTCATCGTCATGAGTCCGAAACGAATCGAAGGGGCTCGCTTGTGCGCCGGCTGATTACGAATCGCGGCGCGCCATGCGCACCGCCTGCTCGGCAAGGGCGCCGTGCCGGCTGCTCGAGGGCAAAAGGCGTTCGATTGCCATGACGATGGCGGGCACGAGCAGCGCCACGTACATGTTGTCGATGCCGAACGGGTTGCCGGACAGATACCAGGCGGTGGTCGCGATCGTGGCGAGGATCATGCCGGCCACGGCGCCGCGGCTGCTGTTGAACAAGGGCAGATAGATGCCCATGAGCGCGACCACGGTGACCGAGAGCCGCAGTGCCCTGGTGAAGAACGAAAGCGCGAGGATCTGCGGAACGAAGAGCACGAAAATGAGCGGTGCGAAGCCCACGGCGAACGAAATCGTGCGCGTGACGCGCAATTCGCGATCGGGCGAGGGACGATAACGCGGTACATAGAAATCCTTGACGATCAGCGATGCTATTGCGAGCGCGACGGTGCTTACGCTCACGAAAATCGAGGCCACGAGCGAGACGGTGACGAGGCCGGCGAGCAGCGGGTTCATATGCTGCAGAAAGACCGGCAATGCGTAGAGGCTTTTCATGCCGGGGAACAGGAACTTCGCCGCCACGCCGATGATGCCGAGCGAAATAGCGACAGGCACGCAGAGTGCCGCCGCGATGAGGGTCGAGTTGCGCGCGTCGTTGGCCGACTTGGCGCCCGAGATTGCCTGGATGATGAACTGGGTCGAGAAGATCGCGCCGGCGGTGCCGATCACCCACGCGCCGATGGTGCTGCCGCCCAACGAGCCTTTCCATGTGAAGTAATGCTCGGGCATGGCCTGCATCATCGGCGCGATGCCACCCGTCATGGACAGCGCGACCCAGACGAGCACGCCGATACCGATCAGTTTGACTGCGCTGTGGAGAATCGTGACATAGGCCACGCTCTTGAGCCCACCGTAGGCGTAGTAGAGGGTGCTGACGACGGCGGTGATCAGCGCGGCGGTGGTGAGATTCACGCGCAGCACGGTCGAAATGGCCGCGGCGCCGCTCACATAATTGCCGACGTTTACGATCAGCAATGCATAGATCATGATGGCCGAAACGACGAGGCGGGCCGATTGCCCATATTTTTGTGCGATGAAGCCGGAAATCGTGAATTCGCCGGATTTATAGAGGCGTTTGGTCATGAACAGGCCGAAAAGCAGAAAACCGATTGCCGCGGCGATGACGGACCACGAGGCGGCGATGCCGACGCCGAATGCCTCCTGCGAGGTACCGATGGTCGACTTCGCGCCGATGAACTCCGACATCAGCAAAATGGCGATGACGATGGCGGGCGCCGAACGTCCCGCGACCATGAACTGCTCGGTCGTCTTGCTGCGAAGCCGAACACTGATCCACGTCGTGACGACGATGTAGATGGCGACCATCGCGACGATGATGGCCGTGTCCCAAACGCTGAAATGATTCATGGCTGTCTCCGATTGTTGTCTGATGTCGGCGCGAGGCAGTGCGGCTCGCGCCCGGGGGGCCTTTTCAGGCCGCCTGCAGCGCCCGTCGCGTCGCAAGGTCTTGTGCCTGCTTGAGCGCTTCGAGCATGCTGCGTTCGTCGGCGATGCCCTTGCCCGCGATATCGAACGCGGTGCCGTGGTCTACCGACGTGCGGATGACGGGCAGGCCGACCGTCACATTGACGCCCGCCTCGAGCCCCATCACCTTGACGGGGCCATGGCCCTGATCGTGGTACATCGCGACGACGACGTCGAAGTCGCCGCGCCCGGCGCGAAAGAACAGCGTGTCGGCCGGCAGGGGGCCTTCGACGTCCCATCCGCGTTCGCGGACGATCCCAATGGCCGGCACGATCTTTTCCTCTTCTTCGCCGTAGCCGAAGAGGCCGTTTTCGCCCGCGTGCGGGTTGATGCCGCACACGCCGATACGCGGAGAATCGATGCCGGCCCGTACGAGCGTTTCGTGCGCGCGTTCGATCGTGCGCAGCACGAGGCCGGGCTCGATCTTGCGGATCGCGTCGATGATGCCGATGTGCGTCGTGACGTGGATCACGCGCAGCGTCGGCGCGACCAACATCATCGATACTTCGGGGATGCCGGTGAGCTTGGCCAGCATCTCGGTATGGCCCGGGAAAAGGTGTCCGCCCGCGTGAAGCGCCTCCTTGTTGAGCGGCGCGGTGCAGATCGCATCGAGTTCGCCGGCGGACGTAAGGGCGACCGTGCGCTCGATATACCGATAGGCGGCGTCTCCGGCGAGCGCGGAGAGCTTGCCGTAGGGGAGGTCCTCGGGAATGAGACCGAGGTCGATGCAATCGACTTCGCCATAGGCGAAGCGCGCCTCGGCCGGCGCCGCGATCGCGCGCACGCGCAGCGTCACGCCCGCGCGCAGCCCGGCGTCGGCGAGCCGCCTCGCGTCGCCGATCACGAGCGGGCGGCAGCCGTCGTAGACCGACTGGTGCGCGAGACTCTTCATGATGATTTCGGGGCCCACACCGGCTGCATCGCCCATCGTGATGCCTATTACGGGACGAGAACTCATGGTTTCCTCTTTACTGGGTGCTTGCATGGCAGGCGGTTGTTGAGGCGATCGCAAGGCGACGAGATGCCGCCAGCAGCGGTAGAGCGTGTCGCTTTCGCCGAATGCACCCGCTTTCGTGACGACGGGTATGGCTTCTTCGTAAAGGGGGACGCGCGCAAGCAGCAGGGGCACGCCGGGCTCTATTTCCTCGACGACGGTCAGCGAGGCGATGCCGATCGCATCGAGCAGCGCACGTGCCGTTTCTCCGCCCGTCGCGATCAGCGCACTGGCCTCGCGCGCTGCCGGTGCGAGCGCATGCGCGAGCCGCTCGGTGAGGCACGCGGCCGTTGGGGCCGGCATGCGTTGCCGTTGGGCGAGATGCACGAGCACATGGCGGCCGCGCGTGAGCCAGTGCGCCACGCGGCCGCCCAGCGTGACGATGCCGGGGTGATCCGGCTCGAGCAATGTGGCCGCGTCGATTTCGACCGACTCGAACGAGCCTGCGGCGCTTCCCTGGAGCATGGCGGCCTGCCGATGCGAAACGCTCGACATGCTGCCCACCGCCACGAGCACGCCGCGCGCATGGAGGCGGTTCGGTTTGGCCGCGGGCGTGGCGATGCGTGCCGTGGCCTGCGAGGCGCCGGCAAGGCTGCCGGCCAGCGCCTCGACGAGCGGCCGCATCAGGCCAGCGGAGCCGACCCAGAACACCGTGTCCAATGCAGCCGATGCCTGCGCGATCGATGCAAGATCGGCGTCGGTCTCGCTGTCGCAGATGACCGCCTCCGTTCGTGCGGCGAGGAATGCGGCCAGTTGCGCGTGCAACGATTCGGGCCCTTTGCGGACTTCGTCGAGCGAAACGTGTGCGGTGCGCAGCGCGGCTCGGGAAAGCAGGAGCGTGAGGTCCGCTCGGCCTTCCATGCCCTCGTTTCGCCAGAGCTCCGACGTTTCGACGGGAACACCATGAACGAACTGGCGTGCGTCGACAGTCGTCCGCCCCGCATGCGGCAAGGCGGGGGCGACGATCGCCATGCCGGCGAGCGGCACGAGCGTCGCGATCTCGCCGGCAATGTGGCCGCGCAAGGTCGAATCGATTTTCTTGTAGACGCGGCGGCCGGCGGCATGCCGTTGCCAGGCTTCGCGGGTAGCGGTAATCGCCGATGCGAGATCGAGCCGGCGCGAGTCGGTATCGATGGCGAGTACGTCGGGGGCCGGCGAATCGGCCGCTGGTCTGCGGCGTCCCGCGCCCTCGGTGCCCGGAGCGTTCAGCACGACGACGGCGTGCAACCCGTGGCGGCGGCAGACGACGGCGGCATCCGCGGTACCCGAGAGATCGTCGCCGATGACGATCAGCTTGACGCTCCCCTGCGCACGTGTGCTCATGGCAGGAGCCGGCGATAAATACCGGCGATGTCGTCGCGGCTGAGTGGCTTCGGATTATTGGCGAGCAGCCGCGTGACTTTCGAGGCCGCGGCGGCAAGCGCATCGACGTGTGCCTCCGTTACGCCGAAGCGGCGCAGATCCTGGGGAATGGCGAGCGCGGCGGTCCAGCTGCGAATGCGTTCGAGCAACGTCTCGGCGGCGGCCATCTCGTCGCCTCCGGGCGCGGCGAGCGCGAGGGAGCGGGCTACCTGGGCGAGCCTGGGAGCGATGGCGTCGCGGTTGAAATCCATGACGTGCGGCAGCAGCATCGCATTGGCGACGCCGTGCGTCACGTTGAACATCCCGCCGAGCGGATAGGCGAGCGCATGCACGGCGGCGGTGCCCGCGGCCGTGAGCGCGAGGCCGCCGTACATCGAGCCCAGCAGCATCGCCTCGCGTGCGCGCAGCGAATGCCCGTGCTCGTAAGCTTCGACGAGATTCGCGCCGATGAGACGCATCGATTCCATCGCATACATGTCGCTGATCGCGTTCGCTTTCGTCGAAATGTACGACTCGAGCGAGTGGATGAATGCGTCCATGCCCGTGGCGGCGGTGATCGGCTGAGGTAAATCGAGCGTCAGCGCGGCGTCGAGGATCACGAGCTGCGGCAACAGATGGCGGCTGACTATGCCGACTTTCAGGGCTTCGTCGGGGAGCGTCACGATGGCGTTCGGCGTGACTTCGGATCCCGTGCCGGCGGTTGTCGGCACGAGGATCATCGGCACGCCCGGGGTACCGATCTTGTCGATGCCGAGCCATTCGCGCAGCGGCTGACGATTGGTCAGCCGCACGGCGAAGAGCTTGGCTGCATCGAGCACGCTGCCGCCGCCGACGGCAAGCACCGCATCGGGCTTGAACGGCTCTATTTGCTCGCGGAAGACGGTTTCGACGTTT is part of the Trinickia caryophylli genome and harbors:
- the pdxA gene encoding 4-hydroxythreonine-4-phosphate dehydrogenase PdxA; amino-acid sequence: MSTRAQGSVKLIVIGDDLSGTADAAVVCRRHGLHAVVVLNAPGTEGAGRRRPAADSPAPDVLAIDTDSRRLDLASAITATREAWQRHAAGRRVYKKIDSTLRGHIAGEIATLVPLAGMAIVAPALPHAGRTTVDARQFVHGVPVETSELWRNEGMEGRADLTLLLSRAALRTAHVSLDEVRKGPESLHAQLAAFLAARTEAVICDSETDADLASIAQASAALDTVFWVGSAGLMRPLVEALAGSLAGASQATARIATPAAKPNRLHARGVLVAVGSMSSVSHRQAAMLQGSAAGSFESVEIDAATLLEPDHPGIVTLGGRVAHWLTRGRHVLVHLAQRQRMPAPTAACLTERLAHALAPAAREASALIATGGETARALLDAIGIASLTVVEEIEPGVPLLLARVPLYEEAIPVVTKAGAFGESDTLYRCWRHLVALRSPQQPPAMQAPSKEETMSSRPVIGITMGDAAGVGPEIIMKSLAHQSVYDGCRPLVIGDARRLADAGLRAGVTLRVRAIAAPAEARFAYGEVDCIDLGLIPEDLPYGKLSALAGDAAYRYIERTVALTSAGELDAICTAPLNKEALHAGGHLFPGHTEMLAKLTGIPEVSMMLVAPTLRVIHVTTHIGIIDAIRKIEPGLVLRTIERAHETLVRAGIDSPRIGVCGINPHAGENGLFGYGEEEEKIVPAIGIVRERGWDVEGPLPADTLFFRAGRGDFDVVVAMYHDQGHGPVKVMGLEAGVNVTVGLPVIRTSVDHGTAFDIAGKGIADERSMLEALKQAQDLATRRALQAA
- a CDS encoding iron-containing alcohol dehydrogenase; this translates as MSTVHHFQTVKHIVHGAGSLAQLPDKLALLDRPIWRIAFITQPALERNGIANNVVAALQARDVEVMIVRGVEPEPSIENVETVFREQIEPFKPDAVLAVGGGSVLDAAKLFAVRLTNRQPLREWLGIDKIGTPGVPMILVPTTAGTGSEVTPNAIVTLPDEALKVGIVSRHLLPQLVILDAALTLDLPQPITAATGMDAFIHSLESYISTKANAISDMYAMESMRLIGANLVEAYEHGHSLRAREAMLLGSMYGGLALTAAGTAAVHALAYPLGGMFNVTHGVANAMLLPHVMDFNRDAIAPRLAQVARSLALAAPGGDEMAAAETLLERIRSWTAALAIPQDLRRFGVTEAHVDALAAAASKVTRLLANNPKPLSRDDIAGIYRRLLP
- a CDS encoding sodium:solute symporter family protein, with product MNHFSVWDTAIIVAMVAIYIVVTTWISVRLRSKTTEQFMVAGRSAPAIVIAILLMSEFIGAKSTIGTSQEAFGVGIAASWSVIAAAIGFLLFGLFMTKRLYKSGEFTISGFIAQKYGQSARLVVSAIMIYALLIVNVGNYVSGAAAISTVLRVNLTTAALITAVVSTLYYAYGGLKSVAYVTILHSAVKLIGIGVLVWVALSMTGGIAPMMQAMPEHYFTWKGSLGGSTIGAWVIGTAGAIFSTQFIIQAISGAKSANDARNSTLIAAALCVPVAISLGIIGVAAKFLFPGMKSLYALPVFLQHMNPLLAGLVTVSLVASIFVSVSTVALAIASLIVKDFYVPRYRPSPDRELRVTRTISFAVGFAPLIFVLFVPQILALSFFTRALRLSVTVVALMGIYLPLFNSSRGAVAGMILATIATTAWYLSGNPFGIDNMYVALLVPAIVMAIERLLPSSSRHGALAEQAVRMARRDS